One genomic window of Methanosarcina acetivorans C2A includes the following:
- the glp gene encoding molybdopterin molybdotransferase MoeA: MGRIFKERTSVDEALQLFLENISPLRHAEEVPLEACTGRVLAETVVSGRDIPHYRRAAMDGYAVRAADTPGASPANPVLLQLSDSIEEGTSMWVHTGAALPEGADAVVMVEDTVTVGDMVEIRAQVYPGRNVGQIGEDIRKEELVFKEGHLLRPCDAAVLASLGLDRVKVFRKPLVAVIPTGDELISRKRAGEIPPPGMVLETNGLMAALYAEKWGGISRCTEIVPDRPESLKEAMESNLDADIILLSGGTSVGKRDHAPEVVTSMGELLVHGVALSPGKPVALGVIGKVPVVCLPGYPVAGLVALYFFVRPGIRKLGSIPEVPGIVLRKRLAAKISSKIGYVNFIRVVFEGDRARPIMGAGAGVLSSVAKADGYVLVPENLEGYEEGQEVDVFLIE, from the coding sequence TATTTAAAGAACGTACTTCCGTTGATGAAGCTCTGCAGCTTTTCCTTGAAAACATCTCCCCGCTAAGGCATGCAGAAGAAGTGCCCCTTGAAGCCTGTACAGGCAGGGTACTTGCAGAAACCGTAGTTTCCGGAAGAGATATACCTCATTACAGGCGGGCTGCGATGGACGGATACGCTGTCAGGGCAGCTGATACGCCGGGTGCATCTCCCGCAAATCCCGTGCTTTTACAGCTGTCGGACAGCATTGAGGAAGGGACCTCCATGTGGGTCCATACCGGAGCCGCCCTCCCGGAAGGTGCCGATGCGGTCGTAATGGTTGAAGACACCGTGACTGTCGGGGACATGGTTGAAATCAGGGCTCAGGTCTATCCGGGGAGGAACGTGGGGCAGATTGGAGAGGATATAAGAAAAGAAGAGCTGGTTTTTAAGGAGGGGCATCTCCTCCGCCCCTGTGACGCTGCCGTACTCGCCTCCCTCGGACTCGACAGGGTGAAGGTTTTCCGAAAACCTCTGGTCGCAGTCATCCCCACAGGAGACGAACTGATAAGCCGCAAAAGAGCCGGAGAGATCCCCCCTCCCGGAATGGTGCTTGAGACCAACGGGCTGATGGCCGCCCTTTATGCGGAAAAGTGGGGGGGGATTTCACGATGCACGGAGATTGTGCCTGACCGCCCGGAGAGTTTAAAAGAAGCAATGGAATCTAACCTGGACGCCGATATTATCCTCCTTTCAGGTGGGACTTCAGTCGGGAAAAGAGACCATGCCCCGGAGGTTGTAACGTCTATGGGAGAACTGCTTGTGCACGGGGTCGCGCTCAGTCCCGGAAAGCCTGTAGCTCTTGGGGTCATAGGAAAAGTTCCCGTAGTTTGCCTTCCGGGATATCCGGTTGCCGGGCTTGTTGCCCTGTATTTCTTTGTCCGCCCCGGGATTCGGAAACTGGGTTCGATCCCTGAAGTACCGGGAATTGTCCTTAGAAAGCGCCTGGCTGCAAAAATAAGTTCAAAAATCGGATACGTTAATTTCATCCGCGTTGTCTTTGAAGGAGACAGGGCACGCCCAATTATGGGAGCAGGAGCAGGAGTCCTGAGTTCGGTTGCAAAGGCTGACGGCTATGTTCTCGTGCCTGAGAACCTGGAAGGCTATGAAGAAGGACAGGAAGTGGACGTCTTTCTGATCGAGTAA
- the crcB gene encoding fluoride efflux transporter CrcB — protein sequence MPSQDKEIDKIFLIGAGGFLGAVCRFLLCELVEGQLGILSVNVIGSFMLGMIMYDTEYLGFIGPKGKIAFGTGFMGAFTTFSTFAVQSFSLPFIPALGNISANIFLTLTGVFFGRSVIKALSSREI from the coding sequence ATGCCCTCCCAAGATAAAGAGATAGATAAGATTTTTTTAATAGGAGCCGGCGGCTTTCTAGGAGCAGTTTGCCGATTTTTGCTCTGTGAGCTTGTGGAAGGGCAACTTGGAATCCTGTCCGTAAACGTAATTGGGAGCTTCATGCTGGGCATGATAATGTACGATACCGAATACCTTGGCTTCATAGGCCCTAAAGGAAAAATTGCGTTCGGGACAGGCTTTATGGGAGCGTTTACGACCTTTTCCACTTTTGCAGTCCAGTCGTTCAGCCTGCCTTTCATCCCGGCTCTCGGGAATATCAGTGCAAATATCTTTCTTACCCTTACAGGCGTGTTCTTCGGCAGGAGTGTCATAAAAGCCCTCTCAAGCAGGGAGATCTGA
- the crcB gene encoding fluoride efflux transporter CrcB, whose product MFPTSGIGELFLIGTGGFIGASLRYTISSRVPKIQNIPAGTLTVNLLGSIVLALLTFSSEPESVVYLVNIGMLGSFTTFSTFAYETFRLLEDGQNISFFLNIFLNVMLCLLGVSIAYLALML is encoded by the coding sequence ATGTTCCCTACTTCAGGCATAGGAGAACTTTTTTTGATAGGCACGGGTGGTTTCATAGGGGCATCCCTCCGTTATACGATTTCAAGCCGCGTGCCAAAAATCCAGAATATTCCGGCAGGAACCCTTACGGTAAACCTTCTGGGCAGCATAGTGCTCGCACTCTTAACTTTTTCTTCGGAACCGGAATCCGTGGTCTATCTGGTAAACATAGGAATGCTTGGCTCCTTTACAACTTTCTCTACCTTTGCCTATGAAACTTTCAGGCTGCTTGAGGACGGGCAAAACATTTCATTTTTCCTCAATATCTTTCTGAATGTCATGCTCTGCCTCCTGGGAGTAAGCATCGCATATCTTGCCCTCATGCTTTGA
- a CDS encoding DUF5350 domain-containing protein, translating into MGKTGSIDWVKVKGRKGRVIKIQKSKSQKAHPGPAQRFTSSGHKRRFIRRSAKALVK; encoded by the coding sequence ATGGGCAAAACCGGTAGCATTGATTGGGTAAAGGTAAAAGGCAGAAAAGGCAGAGTAATCAAGATCCAGAAATCGAAATCGCAGAAAGCACACCCTGGACCTGCACAGCGCTTCACATCTTCGGGTCACAAGAGGCGCTTCATTAGAAGATCTGCAAAAGCCCTCGTAAAATAA
- a CDS encoding YkgJ family cysteine cluster protein, which yields MISVKNNPIETRLTEVREELRDLKNFPDSKFVGIIKELGFRCELCARCCTKEFNDHVFLLDSDLEIIKQIDPYAVTPAPYYEFCDQNGRFYVSGYALKTKPDGSCIFLENKRCRIYESRPSICRVYPHMLHREADETGKVDWRQISGLNEHGSYHSELDDSTCEAIAQETKAYEETYLVQMIGFLEALEAHFRKNNLKHVQRTYDRKMREFLKGECKIEVFVYTEKGFEKHNLQPGTD from the coding sequence GTGATTTCCGTAAAAAATAATCCAATTGAAACCAGACTTACCGAAGTGCGAGAAGAACTGCGGGACTTAAAGAACTTTCCGGACTCAAAATTTGTCGGCATAATCAAAGAACTGGGATTCAGGTGTGAACTCTGTGCCCGCTGCTGCACTAAAGAGTTTAACGACCACGTATTTCTTCTCGATTCGGATCTGGAAATAATAAAACAAATCGACCCGTATGCCGTCACTCCTGCCCCGTATTACGAGTTTTGCGACCAGAACGGAAGGTTCTATGTCTCCGGCTATGCCCTGAAAACAAAACCTGACGGTTCCTGCATTTTCCTGGAAAATAAGAGATGCAGGATTTACGAAAGCCGCCCCTCAATCTGCAGGGTGTATCCCCACATGCTGCACAGGGAAGCCGACGAAACTGGAAAAGTAGACTGGCGGCAGATAAGCGGCTTAAACGAACACGGGAGCTATCATTCGGAACTCGATGACTCTACGTGTGAAGCAATTGCACAGGAGACAAAGGCTTATGAAGAAACCTATCTGGTGCAGATGATCGGGTTTCTCGAAGCTTTGGAGGCTCACTTCCGGAAGAACAACTTAAAACATGTCCAGAGGACCTATGACCGTAAAATGAGGGAATTCCTTAAAGGGGAATGCAAGATTGAAGTATTTGTATACACTGAGAAAGGGTTTGAGAAACATAATCTTCAGCCCGGAACTGATTAA
- a CDS encoding 2,5-diamino-6-(ribosylamino)-4(3H)-pyrimidinone 5'-phosphate reductase, with translation MDRPFIFINSAMSADGKLSTKERKQVKISGKLDFERMDELRAQADAIMVGIGTVLADDPSLTVKSPERKAARKAAGKSENPVRIIIDSAARTPLDADIFKKGEGLRIIAVSNSAPAEKIKSLEEKARVIKTGDFKVNLPELAVLLKEMGINTLMVEGGATLNWGMLSAGLVDEVYTFVGNLIIGGKTAPTFTDGEGFTEAELLGLELLSAEKIEDGILLKWKIKGKK, from the coding sequence ATGGACAGGCCCTTTATTTTTATAAACTCCGCTATGTCAGCCGACGGCAAACTCTCAACAAAAGAGAGAAAACAGGTAAAGATCTCAGGAAAACTCGATTTTGAGAGGATGGATGAACTGCGGGCTCAGGCAGATGCAATCATGGTTGGGATAGGCACCGTACTTGCCGATGACCCCAGCCTGACGGTAAAATCTCCTGAAAGGAAAGCCGCCCGAAAAGCCGCCGGAAAAAGTGAAAATCCGGTAAGGATTATTATTGATAGTGCCGCAAGAACTCCTCTTGATGCCGATATCTTCAAAAAAGGTGAGGGGCTCAGGATAATTGCCGTTTCAAATTCAGCTCCCGCAGAGAAAATCAAAAGCCTGGAAGAAAAAGCTCGAGTCATTAAAACCGGAGACTTTAAAGTTAACCTTCCAGAACTTGCGGTACTATTAAAGGAAATGGGTATAAACACTTTAATGGTCGAAGGAGGTGCTACTCTGAACTGGGGAATGCTCTCCGCAGGCCTTGTTGATGAGGTCTATACTTTTGTTGGAAACCTCATTATCGGAGGAAAAACAGCCCCGACTTTCACGGACGGAGAAGGGTTCACGGAAGCCGAACTCCTCGGACTTGAACTGCTTTCGGCTGAAAAAATTGAGGATGGAATACTTCTTAAGTGGAAGATCAAAGGGAAAAAATAA
- a CDS encoding CBS domain-containing protein produces MPKNIFIEDIMVRDVACATLPGSRDEVLKILKNKHISGVPVLKDSKVVGIVTRTNLLQNPEEEQLALLMTRDPITISPGSDLQTAARLLLQHGIRRLPVVDDGKLVGLVTVADVVGTIADMNIDIPIKDYVEKEVVAIYNETPLPVVARIMELAGVKAVPVLDAALELIGIISDRDVIAASVIEDSVEMSDMSAGQDDDAWTWESMRDTMSIYYSVSRIKVPNLIGNDVMIREPITATYIASVSDCARKMKRNRIDQIPIINSNRKLQGLLRDHDLLKPLVESE; encoded by the coding sequence ATGCCAAAAAACATCTTCATAGAAGATATCATGGTAAGGGACGTTGCATGTGCGACCCTGCCAGGTTCCAGGGACGAGGTTCTTAAAATTCTTAAGAACAAACATATCTCGGGAGTCCCGGTACTCAAGGATTCCAAAGTAGTAGGAATAGTAACCCGGACAAACCTGTTACAAAACCCTGAAGAGGAACAGCTGGCCCTCCTTATGACACGAGACCCGATAACCATATCCCCTGGATCGGACCTGCAGACTGCTGCACGCCTGCTTCTGCAGCACGGTATCAGAAGGCTTCCGGTTGTCGATGACGGAAAACTTGTGGGGCTTGTCACGGTTGCAGATGTAGTGGGCACAATTGCGGATATGAATATCGATATTCCTATCAAGGACTATGTGGAAAAGGAAGTAGTTGCAATCTACAACGAGACCCCCTTGCCTGTTGTAGCCAGGATCATGGAACTTGCCGGGGTCAAGGCTGTGCCCGTACTTGATGCAGCTCTTGAACTCATAGGGATCATCTCGGACCGAGACGTAATCGCCGCGAGCGTTATTGAAGACAGCGTGGAAATGTCGGATATGTCCGCAGGGCAGGATGACGATGCCTGGACATGGGAGTCCATGAGGGATACCATGAGCATCTACTATAGCGTGTCAAGGATTAAGGTCCCTAACCTGATCGGAAACGATGTCATGATCCGGGAACCGATCACAGCTACCTACATTGCATCTGTCAGCGACTGCGCAAGAAAAATGAAACGTAATAGGATTGACCAGATACCGATTATTAATTCAAACCGCAAGCTTCAGGGCCTCTTAAGAGACCACGACCTTCTTAAGCCTCTGGTAGAATCGGAATAA
- a CDS encoding universal stress protein, which produces MTSEFYRNIVIATDGSENTQRAISYGIEIAKLSGATVHALYVVDTSSFSSIPMSSDGGWEAMFEILRKEGQSAVSAVKQQGKAAGVEDIREIVWEGNPSSAILEFAEKNNVDLIVMGTLGKTGLDRFLMGSVAEKVVRSSDVPVMVVRSGETG; this is translated from the coding sequence ATGACGAGCGAATTTTACCGGAACATAGTAATTGCAACAGACGGATCTGAGAATACCCAGAGAGCAATTTCTTACGGAATTGAGATTGCAAAACTCAGCGGCGCCACAGTCCACGCACTTTATGTAGTGGACACATCTTCTTTTTCGTCGATACCCATGAGCTCGGACGGCGGCTGGGAAGCAATGTTCGAAATCCTGAGAAAAGAGGGCCAGAGCGCAGTCTCTGCCGTCAAGCAGCAAGGAAAGGCTGCAGGGGTAGAAGACATAAGAGAAATTGTCTGGGAAGGGAATCCGAGTTCTGCGATTCTCGAGTTCGCAGAGAAAAACAATGTTGACCTGATAGTCATGGGAACGCTTGGAAAAACCGGACTTGACAGATTCCTCATGGGAAGTGTTGCAGAAAAGGTAGTCAGAAGTTCAGATGTTCCGGTAATGGTCGTCCGGAGTGGAGAAACAGGCTGA
- a CDS encoding amidohydrolase family protein: MYGTEQVISGTIIAGPELDPIEGYICVKNGIITEIGEEHTYSANIIAPCFVNAHTHLGDSVCKDPPLGKTSGFRVQKDLDSLVKPPDGLKHRILRDTSYKTLIQYIRKSLLDMIETGTCAFADFREGGVVGLAALNKALEGLNLHSLIFGRPTEPQLPLEVVLAEVRRVLSHSDGLGMSGANDLDMELLQEMTTCTRDRKKLFAIHAGEKNRSDIEKALSLEPDLLIHLTHATKKDLEDVAQTGAPVVVCPRSNFVTGSGMAPIAEMLEAEIRVAAGTDNVMLNSVNMFAEMEFMSKVFSIEDRQVFKICTLNGSFVMGPDSTGSIEKGNKANLMILNGSSNNLAGIKDPISGITKRARPDDILAVLHS, encoded by the coding sequence ATGTACGGCACTGAACAGGTAATTTCCGGAACAATTATCGCAGGCCCCGAACTGGACCCCATAGAGGGGTATATCTGTGTAAAAAACGGGATTATAACGGAAATTGGGGAAGAGCATACATATTCTGCAAATATAATAGCTCCCTGTTTTGTCAATGCCCATACCCATCTTGGAGATTCAGTTTGTAAAGACCCTCCTCTGGGAAAAACCTCCGGTTTTCGGGTCCAGAAAGATCTTGACTCCCTGGTAAAGCCGCCAGACGGATTGAAACACAGAATTCTCAGGGACACTTCTTATAAAACACTCATTCAGTACATTAGAAAGTCTCTTCTGGATATGATTGAGACCGGAACCTGTGCTTTTGCAGATTTTAGAGAAGGAGGGGTCGTAGGGCTTGCAGCCCTTAATAAAGCCCTTGAAGGGCTGAACCTGCATTCCCTTATATTTGGCAGACCCACAGAACCCCAGCTTCCTCTGGAAGTGGTGCTTGCCGAAGTAAGAAGGGTTTTATCGCACTCTGACGGGCTTGGAATGAGTGGAGCAAATGATCTCGACATGGAACTCTTGCAGGAGATGACAACCTGCACAAGGGATCGGAAAAAACTTTTTGCAATCCATGCAGGGGAAAAGAACAGAAGTGACATTGAAAAAGCCCTGTCCCTGGAGCCCGACCTGTTGATTCATCTAACACACGCCACAAAAAAAGACCTTGAGGATGTAGCTCAGACAGGAGCTCCGGTTGTTGTCTGCCCGAGGTCGAACTTCGTGACAGGATCAGGGATGGCGCCGATAGCTGAAATGCTTGAGGCTGAAATCCGTGTAGCAGCAGGAACAGATAATGTAATGCTGAACTCTGTAAATATGTTTGCTGAAATGGAATTCATGTCCAAGGTCTTTTCGATCGAGGATAGGCAAGTATTTAAAATTTGCACACTTAATGGTTCTTTTGTAATGGGGCCTGATTCTACGGGTTCTATAGAAAAGGGGAATAAAGCGAATTTAATGATCCTGAATGGAAGTTCAAACAATCTGGCAGGAATAAAAGACCCTATTAGTGGAATCACAAAGAGGGCAAGGCCCGACGATATATTAGCGGTGCTTCATTCGTAA
- a CDS encoding DUF167 domain-containing protein: MTYMSFEEAIKTLDSGIIIEIEVTPGSRSLSVPSGYNEWRKRIAVKLTKNAQKGKANEQLIESLAELFGISSSEILINSGATSSKKSLLIKGISYQQAVSVLGARLKE, translated from the coding sequence ATGACATATATGTCCTTCGAAGAGGCAATAAAAACTCTGGACTCCGGCATAATTATTGAAATTGAAGTTACCCCAGGCTCCAGGTCACTTTCCGTTCCCAGCGGCTATAATGAATGGCGAAAGAGGATTGCAGTAAAACTGACTAAAAACGCCCAGAAAGGAAAGGCAAATGAACAGCTTATTGAGAGCCTTGCCGAACTTTTCGGGATCAGCAGTTCGGAAATCCTGATAAACAGCGGAGCTACAAGCAGCAAGAAGTCTTTACTGATAAAAGGAATCTCATATCAACAGGCAGTATCGGTTCTGGGAGCCCGTTTAAAGGAATGA
- a CDS encoding toprim domain-containing protein has product MTDIEIYRKRLERIEELLLELSEYSKKGAVIIVEGKRDILSMKRLGIDGNFELATRHSLFNFSERIAKLGCEVIILTDWDRRGDILATKLSEYFGNFGIKPELQIRNKLRLITQKEIKDVESLYTYVSKLRSKTGVSFDQEDNI; this is encoded by the coding sequence GTGACTGATATTGAAATATACAGAAAAAGGCTGGAAAGAATTGAAGAACTGCTTCTGGAACTTTCGGAATACTCAAAAAAGGGAGCAGTGATTATCGTTGAAGGGAAAAGAGACATTCTTTCCATGAAGCGGCTCGGCATTGATGGCAACTTTGAGCTTGCAACCCGCCACTCTCTTTTTAATTTTTCAGAGAGGATAGCGAAACTCGGCTGCGAGGTTATTATACTCACGGACTGGGATAGAAGAGGGGACATACTTGCCACCAAACTTTCGGAATACTTTGGGAACTTTGGAATAAAGCCTGAACTCCAGATCCGGAATAAACTGAGGCTAATAACACAAAAAGAAATTAAAGATGTTGAAAGCCTGTATACTTACGTTTCCAAACTAAGGTCAAAGACAGGTGTATCTTTCGATCAGGAAGATAATATATGA
- a CDS encoding DUF356 domain-containing protein encodes MKSFALVRADDSDKVKIALHDLERYGHIQFSATPKCIEPNYADELLVSVMGVSLRSKCNSAALVELNNHAGAAISRLKKIHPPAHIIIISPRHKMFEELAGKFQKYPEFDRTFNHQKSSQSMDMIQEKGESSNPMHKE; translated from the coding sequence ATGAAATCATTTGCGTTAGTCCGGGCAGACGACTCGGATAAAGTAAAAATAGCATTACATGATCTAGAACGATACGGGCATATTCAATTTTCAGCGACTCCTAAATGTATAGAACCTAATTATGCTGATGAGCTTCTTGTAAGTGTAATGGGCGTATCACTGAGGTCAAAATGCAACTCTGCAGCCCTTGTTGAGTTGAATAATCACGCTGGAGCGGCTATTAGCAGGTTGAAGAAGATTCACCCCCCTGCACATATAATTATTATTAGTCCAAGGCATAAAATGTTTGAAGAACTGGCTGGCAAATTCCAAAAATATCCTGAATTCGATAGAACCTTCAATCATCAAAAGAGTTCACAAAGTATGGATATGATTCAGGAGAAAGGGGAATCATCCAATCCGATGCATAAAGAGTAA
- a CDS encoding glutamate-5-semialdehyde dehydrogenase, with product MAEDIETKVVKAKKASIELSSVSEEVKNRALEAMAESLDRERKAILEANSKDLEYASELKKVGKLTQALVDRLKVTDSKIDGMIAGIMDVIKLKDPVGETLSTLELDNDLILYQISCPIGLIGVIFESRPDVVPQVMSLCLKSGNATIFKGGSEARESNRTIFEILVKAIESTEGMPKGAFQLMETREEIMSLLSLDAYVDLLIPRGSNEFVKFIQDNTKIPVLGHTSGICHIYVDEFADPDTAWKVCFDAKVQYPAVCNAIETLLVNRKIAEAFLPKMAEMYIKAGVELRCDKDSYILLAEKGLSPLSKATEEDWSLEYNDLILSIKLVDTIKEAIAHINTFGSHHTDGIITENASRRKEFIGLVDSSSVMVNASTRFADGYRYGKGAEVGISTNKIHSRGPVGMEGLLIYKYILMGKGQVVADYAGENAKPYTHRKLDLKFADVN from the coding sequence ATGGCTGAAGATATTGAAACTAAAGTTGTTAAGGCAAAAAAAGCTTCAATTGAGCTTTCCAGTGTAAGCGAAGAGGTAAAAAATAGGGCGCTTGAGGCTATGGCAGAATCCCTGGACAGAGAAAGAAAAGCTATTCTTGAAGCAAACTCAAAAGACCTTGAATATGCATCCGAACTGAAAAAAGTCGGGAAGCTTACCCAGGCCCTTGTGGACAGGCTCAAGGTCACGGACTCAAAGATTGACGGGATGATCGCAGGAATCATGGATGTAATAAAGCTCAAAGATCCTGTTGGGGAGACTCTTTCCACACTCGAGCTTGACAACGATCTGATCCTCTATCAGATTAGCTGCCCCATAGGCCTGATAGGAGTGATTTTTGAATCCCGGCCTGACGTTGTGCCTCAGGTAATGTCCCTCTGTCTGAAGAGCGGAAACGCAACCATTTTCAAAGGCGGAAGCGAAGCCAGAGAGTCGAACCGCACAATTTTCGAAATTCTTGTCAAAGCCATAGAATCCACCGAGGGAATGCCGAAAGGAGCCTTCCAGCTAATGGAAACAAGAGAAGAGATCATGAGCCTTCTGAGCCTTGATGCGTATGTCGACCTCCTGATCCCCAGAGGCTCTAATGAGTTTGTCAAGTTCATTCAGGACAATACAAAAATCCCGGTACTCGGGCACACAAGCGGGATTTGCCATATCTATGTAGATGAGTTTGCAGACCCGGATACTGCCTGGAAAGTTTGTTTCGATGCCAAGGTCCAGTACCCTGCAGTATGCAACGCCATTGAAACCCTGCTGGTAAACCGCAAAATTGCGGAAGCTTTCCTGCCGAAAATGGCAGAGATGTACATAAAAGCAGGAGTGGAACTGCGCTGTGACAAAGATAGCTATATCCTGCTCGCAGAAAAAGGGCTCTCTCCCCTCTCAAAGGCTACAGAAGAGGACTGGAGCCTCGAATATAACGACCTTATCCTTTCGATAAAACTCGTAGATACTATAAAAGAAGCAATTGCCCACATAAACACCTTCGGCTCCCACCACACAGACGGGATAATAACGGAAAATGCTTCTCGGAGAAAAGAATTCATAGGGCTAGTTGACTCCTCAAGCGTAATGGTAAATGCCTCTACACGGTTTGCGGACGGCTACCGCTACGGAAAAGGTGCCGAAGTAGGGATCAGTACGAATAAGATCCATTCCCGTGGACCTGTTGGCATGGAAGGGCTGCTGATTTACAAGTATATCCTTATGGGTAAAGGGCAAGTCGTTGCCGACTATGCAGGAGAAAACGCAAAACCCTATACTCACAGGAAGCTTGACCTTAAGTTTGCGGATGTGAATTAA
- the proB gene encoding glutamate 5-kinase, which produces MTDREQFFRDVNKIVIKIGTSSITRKGCDHTKENCNIDPAFMESIAAQVYELRKHGKEVILVSSGAIGVGLNELGIAPKPREIPIRQAAAAVGQSILMQDWSRAFSKYGMKVAQILLTYEFYSDRVTYLNLRNSISTLLEYEVVPIINENDCTCTNEIEAIFGDNDKLSAMVASKIDADLLIILSDIDGLFDRNPKTHSDAKLLTLIKKITPEIESYGGDPTNFKGVGGMRTKIKAAKICSMAGCYVVIANSEIEDVVTKILSGEEIGTLFLAERHIQKNRARWIILARASGTVRVDAGAKAAVLGKNSLLPAGIVDIEGTFDRGDVVKLECEGKVFAKGITNYTSKELIKIKGAQTNQIDNILGYNNYDNVIKKENIGILEGIN; this is translated from the coding sequence TTGACAGATAGAGAACAATTCTTCCGTGATGTTAATAAAATCGTTATTAAGATTGGAACTTCTTCGATAACCAGAAAGGGTTGCGACCACACTAAAGAAAACTGCAATATTGACCCTGCCTTTATGGAAAGCATCGCAGCTCAGGTCTACGAACTTCGAAAACATGGAAAAGAAGTAATTCTTGTAAGTTCGGGAGCAATAGGCGTGGGGCTTAACGAGCTGGGCATAGCCCCCAAACCCCGCGAGATCCCCATTAGGCAGGCAGCCGCAGCTGTTGGGCAGAGCATACTGATGCAGGACTGGAGCAGGGCTTTTTCCAAATACGGGATGAAGGTAGCCCAGATTCTTCTTACCTATGAATTCTATTCCGATCGCGTAACCTACCTTAACCTGAGGAACAGCATTTCAACCCTTCTGGAGTATGAAGTCGTCCCGATAATAAACGAAAACGACTGTACATGTACAAACGAGATTGAAGCAATCTTCGGGGACAATGACAAGCTCTCTGCAATGGTTGCAAGCAAAATTGATGCTGACCTCCTGATCATCCTTTCAGACATTGACGGGCTCTTTGACAGGAACCCAAAGACGCACAGTGATGCAAAACTGCTGACCCTTATAAAAAAGATCACACCTGAAATCGAGAGCTACGGGGGAGACCCCACAAACTTCAAGGGTGTGGGGGGGATGCGAACCAAGATAAAAGCTGCAAAAATCTGCAGCATGGCAGGCTGCTATGTCGTAATCGCAAACAGTGAAATAGAGGATGTGGTTACTAAGATCCTTTCCGGAGAAGAGATCGGAACGCTCTTCCTTGCAGAGAGGCATATTCAGAAAAACCGCGCTCGCTGGATAATTCTTGCCAGAGCCTCAGGGACTGTCCGCGTGGACGCCGGAGCAAAAGCTGCGGTGCTGGGAAAAAACAGCCTCCTTCCGGCAGGTATTGTGGATATTGAGGGAACTTTTGACAGGGGAGACGTCGTGAAGCTCGAATGTGAAGGCAAGGTCTTTGCAAAGGGAATCACGAACTACACTTCCAAAGAACTGATTAAAATCAAAGGAGCCCAGACAAATCAAATCGACAATATTCTGGGCTATAATAATTATGATAATGTAATTAAGAAAGAAAATATCGGTATACTGGAAGGGATAAACTAA